Proteins co-encoded in one Acidimicrobiales bacterium genomic window:
- a CDS encoding PIG-L deacetylase family protein, with product MPLADLIHSVDDFVPSKALMIVAHPDDIDFGAAGTVATLTDHGVEVVYGLVTSGQAGEPAHLSPAELTEIRQKEQTDAAAIVGVSELHWLGFPDGHLVADLELRKAIARLIRVVKPDLVLTQTPVRNLERIYAAHPDHLAAGEAAVCAVYPDARNGHSFPELLAEGHEPHAVPRVWLMAGTDSDLHVDVTDAMDRKIEALLAHHSQNDARADQLPTMMGEWAKANATAAGLPGRAIESFKVIVTE from the coding sequence ATGCCACTGGCCGACCTCATCCACTCCGTCGACGACTTCGTTCCCTCGAAAGCGCTGATGATCGTCGCCCATCCGGACGACATCGACTTCGGTGCCGCGGGCACCGTCGCCACACTGACCGACCACGGTGTCGAGGTCGTCTACGGGCTCGTCACCAGCGGGCAGGCCGGCGAACCCGCCCACCTCTCCCCCGCCGAACTCACCGAGATCCGCCAGAAGGAACAGACGGACGCGGCGGCCATCGTGGGGGTGAGCGAGCTCCACTGGCTCGGCTTTCCCGACGGCCATCTCGTGGCCGACCTCGAACTGCGCAAGGCGATCGCCCGCCTCATTCGGGTGGTGAAACCCGACCTGGTGCTCACGCAGACCCCGGTGCGCAATCTCGAACGCATCTACGCGGCCCACCCCGATCATCTGGCCGCCGGCGAGGCCGCGGTGTGCGCCGTCTACCCCGACGCACGAAACGGACACTCGTTCCCCGAGCTGCTCGCCGAGGGGCACGAGCCCCACGCGGTGCCGCGGGTATGGCTGATGGCCGGCACCGACAGCGATCTCCATGTCGACGTCACCGACGCCATGGACCGCAAGATCGAGGCGCTCCTCGCCCACCATTCGCAGAACGACGCGCGCGCCGACCAGCTGCCCACGATGATGGGCGAGTGGGCGAAGGCCAACGCCACCGCCGCGGGTCTCCCCGGCCGGGCGATCGAGTCCTTCAAGGTGATCGTCACCGAGTAG
- a CDS encoding molybdopterin-dependent oxidoreductase, producing the protein MADDTSTDRRIHIRTCHLCEAMCGLELHVAEDDEGHEKVALIRPNRDDVWSKGYICPKGTTLGHLHEDPDRLRVPMVKDEHGVHREATWDEAFARAEELMSAVIAEHGKEAVTVYIGNPAAHNYSISRYTGLMMGLAGLPGPIYSAGTVDQWPKNLTCWTMYGNQWRIPAPDLRNTDFMVVMGANPHASQGSLLACPDMLGELDRIRERGKVVVIDPRRTGTVDHADQWLPIIPGTDAALMLAVAHVLFAEGLVDLGHLGDRLKNVAEVERVAAEFPPERVAATCGIDADDIRTLAREFAAADKAVWYARIGTCNQEFGTLASWLPDVLNALTANLDTEGGLMWGKPIAWSATLADRGRPIEFGQFHSRVRGAPEVMGQFPVSCMAEEIATPGEGQLKALVTVAGNPVISAPEADRLDAALPMLDCMISIDNALNETTRHADVIFPGLSPLEQPHYDELLWSWAVRSAGKFSPALFPPTDGRPEEWEILLRLGAMMGGIPQEQVDVKAIDDGYFSAFAEMGGADPEVALAACPEPGPERLNDNAIRTGPWGDRYGANPGGLTLDSFRSEPNGIDMGPMVPRIDEIVAHADGMVDLAPAYVLADIPRLEARLERPPGGLVLTSRRHVRSNNSWMHNVKVLVKGKDRCTLLIHPDDAAATGVVDGGTARVSSEAGALEVPVEVSDEMRPGVVSLPHGWGHDKPGTRMAVAREHAGVNNNVLAPGAFVDVPSGNAAVNGIPVEVGPA; encoded by the coding sequence ATGGCCGACGACACCAGCACTGATCGCCGCATCCACATCCGCACCTGCCATCTCTGCGAGGCGATGTGTGGTCTCGAACTGCACGTTGCCGAGGACGACGAGGGCCACGAGAAGGTCGCCCTGATCCGACCCAACCGTGACGACGTGTGGTCGAAGGGCTACATCTGTCCGAAGGGCACCACGCTCGGTCATCTGCACGAGGACCCCGACCGGCTGCGCGTCCCCATGGTCAAGGATGAGCACGGTGTGCATCGCGAGGCGACCTGGGACGAGGCCTTCGCCCGGGCCGAGGAGCTGATGTCGGCCGTGATCGCCGAGCACGGCAAGGAAGCCGTCACCGTCTACATCGGCAATCCGGCCGCGCACAACTATTCGATCAGCCGCTACACCGGCCTGATGATGGGTCTGGCCGGCCTGCCGGGGCCGATCTACTCAGCCGGCACCGTGGATCAGTGGCCCAAGAACCTCACGTGCTGGACGATGTACGGCAACCAGTGGCGCATCCCCGCCCCGGACCTGCGCAACACCGACTTCATGGTGGTGATGGGCGCCAACCCCCATGCCAGCCAGGGCTCGCTGCTGGCCTGTCCGGACATGCTCGGCGAACTCGACCGCATTCGTGAGCGCGGCAAGGTGGTCGTCATCGACCCGCGGCGCACCGGCACCGTCGACCATGCCGACCAATGGCTGCCCATCATCCCGGGCACCGATGCCGCCCTGATGCTGGCCGTCGCCCACGTGCTCTTCGCCGAGGGCCTGGTCGACCTTGGCCACCTCGGCGACCGGCTGAAGAACGTGGCCGAGGTCGAGCGGGTCGCCGCCGAGTTCCCGCCCGAGCGGGTGGCTGCCACGTGTGGGATCGACGCCGACGACATCCGCACGCTGGCCCGTGAGTTCGCGGCCGCCGACAAGGCGGTGTGGTACGCCCGCATCGGCACCTGCAACCAGGAGTTCGGCACCCTGGCGTCGTGGCTGCCCGACGTGCTCAACGCCCTCACGGCCAACCTGGACACCGAGGGCGGTCTGATGTGGGGCAAGCCCATCGCCTGGTCGGCCACGCTGGCCGACCGCGGCCGGCCGATCGAGTTCGGCCAGTTCCACAGTCGGGTGCGTGGCGCGCCGGAGGTGATGGGCCAGTTCCCCGTGTCGTGCATGGCCGAGGAGATCGCCACGCCCGGTGAGGGCCAGCTGAAGGCGCTCGTCACGGTGGCCGGCAACCCCGTCATCTCCGCGCCCGAGGCCGATCGACTCGACGCGGCCCTGCCGATGCTCGACTGCATGATCTCGATCGACAACGCGCTCAACGAGACGACGCGACACGCCGACGTGATCTTCCCCGGCCTCTCGCCGCTCGAGCAGCCCCACTACGACGAACTCCTGTGGTCCTGGGCGGTGCGATCGGCGGGCAAGTTCTCGCCGGCCCTGTTCCCCCCGACCGACGGCCGCCCCGAGGAGTGGGAGATCCTCCTGCGCCTGGGAGCGATGATGGGTGGCATTCCCCAGGAGCAGGTCGACGTGAAGGCGATCGACGACGGCTACTTCTCGGCGTTCGCGGAGATGGGCGGTGCCGATCCCGAGGTCGCGTTGGCCGCCTGTCCCGAGCCCGGCCCCGAGCGGCTCAACGACAACGCCATCCGGACCGGGCCGTGGGGTGACCGCTACGGGGCGAACCCCGGTGGACTCACCCTCGACTCGTTCCGGTCTGAACCCAACGGCATCGACATGGGCCCGATGGTGCCGCGCATCGACGAGATCGTGGCGCACGCCGACGGCATGGTCGACCTCGCTCCCGCCTACGTGCTCGCCGACATCCCTCGCCTCGAAGCCCGCCTCGAGCGGCCGCCGGGTGGGCTGGTGCTGACCAGTCGTCGCCATGTCCGCTCGAACAACTCGTGGATGCACAACGTGAAGGTGCTGGTCAAGGGCAAGGATCGATGCACGCTCCTGATCCATCCCGACGACGCCGCGGCCACGGGAGTGGTCGACGGCGGCACGGCCCGGGTCTCCTCCGAGGCCGGCGCGCTGGAGGTCCCGGTCGAGGTGTCCGACGAGATGCGCCCCGGCGTCGTCTCGCTGCCCCACGGTTGGGGGCACGACAAGCCGGGCACCCGGATGGCCGTGGCCCGCGAGCACGCAGGGGTGAACAACAACGTGCTCGCCCCGGGCGCCTTCGTCGACGTGCCCTCGGGCAACGCCGCGGTGAATGGCATTCCCGTGGAGGTCGGACCGGCCTGA
- a CDS encoding DUF4349 domain-containing protein — MSRRILALFAIAVLLLAGCSDGDADTATGDTDTGADDDSGGDESSGAADVEAPTPDVSDTDDNAMAEDMADSGSDGEAGEGDDTGAGFAPTQDSADEPGERMPAEVTALFVGRQIIKTGEVVVEAADVAATTDELVDVVFDNGGAIWGQETESEPAPSAVLTIRVPPADFDRLLSAITDVPGVGLVSERTTSDDVTEVVVDLDARITAAQSSVARVQVLLDAASDLNTIFQLEEELAARQADLERLLGQRKTIGDQVALSTITLTILELDPDRLEPAMDVIAWLGDDTDDACPGASNLSIGADDTAVLCLNISNTGEDDLTAVDVQLPTLRLRVDDFLAQDGVVQDGTASLDRIPAGEELLLTVELDAEDGAINRVDVSGGVDLRVDVTATPATSETVELDATDTVFISADVDDPLPGFADAFSKGWGAMLTVVGILMIVVGALLPFVPVILLALWLGRRVVWGPRARGRSLDQAPVGTQVE, encoded by the coding sequence ATGTCTCGACGAATTCTCGCCCTGTTCGCCATCGCCGTCCTGTTGCTCGCCGGCTGCAGCGACGGTGACGCCGACACCGCCACCGGCGACACCGACACGGGCGCGGACGATGACAGCGGCGGGGACGAGTCCAGCGGCGCCGCGGACGTCGAGGCGCCGACGCCCGACGTCAGCGACACGGACGACAATGCCATGGCCGAGGACATGGCCGACAGTGGCTCCGACGGCGAAGCCGGGGAGGGTGACGACACCGGCGCCGGGTTCGCCCCGACCCAGGACAGCGCGGACGAGCCCGGGGAGCGGATGCCGGCGGAGGTGACGGCACTGTTCGTCGGACGTCAGATCATCAAGACCGGTGAGGTGGTGGTCGAGGCAGCCGATGTCGCGGCGACGACCGACGAACTCGTCGACGTCGTCTTCGACAACGGCGGGGCGATCTGGGGTCAGGAGACCGAGTCCGAACCTGCGCCCAGCGCGGTGCTCACCATTCGCGTGCCGCCCGCCGACTTCGACCGACTGCTGAGCGCCATCACCGATGTGCCGGGTGTCGGTCTCGTCAGCGAACGCACGACGAGTGACGACGTGACCGAGGTCGTCGTGGACCTCGATGCTCGCATCACGGCCGCCCAGTCGAGTGTCGCCCGGGTCCAGGTGCTGTTGGACGCGGCGAGCGACCTCAACACGATCTTCCAGCTGGAGGAGGAGCTGGCCGCCCGCCAGGCCGACCTCGAGCGCCTGCTCGGCCAGCGAAAGACGATCGGCGACCAGGTCGCGCTCTCGACCATCACGCTCACCATTCTCGAACTCGATCCGGACCGCCTCGAACCGGCGATGGATGTGATTGCCTGGCTGGGCGACGACACCGACGATGCCTGCCCCGGTGCGTCGAACCTCTCGATCGGGGCCGACGACACCGCGGTGCTCTGCCTCAACATCAGCAACACCGGCGAGGACGACCTGACCGCCGTCGACGTGCAGCTGCCCACGCTGCGGCTCCGCGTCGACGATTTCCTCGCGCAGGACGGTGTGGTGCAGGACGGCACCGCGTCGCTCGACCGGATCCCCGCCGGCGAAGAGTTGTTGCTCACCGTCGAACTCGACGCCGAGGACGGTGCCATCAACCGAGTCGACGTGAGCGGTGGCGTCGACCTCCGCGTCGACGTCACAGCCACGCCGGCGACGTCGGAAACCGTCGAGCTCGACGCGACCGACACCGTCTTCATCTCGGCCGACGTCGACGATCCGCTGCCCGGCTTCGCCGACGCCTTCTCGAAGGGGTGGGGCGCGATGCTGACAGTGGTCGGCATCCTGATGATCGTGGTCGGCGCCCTCCTTCCCTTCGTGCCGGTCATCCTCCTGGCACTGTGGCTGGGACGAAGGGTCGTGTGGGGGCCGCGGGCCCGGGGCCGGTCGCTGGACCAGGCACCGGTCGGCACTCAGGTGGAGTAG
- a CDS encoding SDR family oxidoreductase, with the protein MGLDQFRLDGKVAIVTGAGRGIGAATATMFAEAGADVVIGARTEDQLAVVAAEIEGHGQRAAIVAGDLSTRDGLATLVDAAVEQFGGIDVIVNNVGGSMPQAFMDTSEKAFDGAMRWNVTTAFNLSQLAVPHMLERPGANIVNIASTAGLFASRGFAAYGTAKAALIHLTRALAQDLAPKIRVNAVCPGSIATSALDIVLQSPELEKAMSDATPLGRLGDPDEIAAAALYLASPASAYTTGQFLGVDGGITGSNLDMGIADL; encoded by the coding sequence ATGGGACTCGACCAATTCAGACTCGACGGCAAGGTAGCGATCGTCACGGGGGCCGGTCGCGGCATCGGTGCGGCAACAGCGACGATGTTCGCCGAGGCCGGAGCCGACGTGGTGATCGGGGCCCGCACCGAGGATCAGCTGGCGGTCGTCGCGGCCGAGATCGAGGGGCACGGACAGCGCGCCGCCATCGTCGCCGGTGACCTCTCGACCCGCGACGGACTGGCCACCCTCGTCGACGCCGCGGTCGAGCAGTTCGGCGGCATCGACGTGATCGTCAACAATGTCGGCGGTTCGATGCCCCAGGCGTTCATGGACACGAGCGAGAAGGCGTTCGACGGCGCGATGCGCTGGAACGTGACCACCGCGTTCAACCTGAGCCAGCTCGCGGTGCCCCACATGCTCGAGCGACCCGGCGCCAACATCGTCAACATCGCTTCGACCGCCGGTCTCTTCGCCAGCCGCGGCTTCGCCGCGTACGGCACCGCCAAGGCCGCGCTGATCCACCTGACCCGGGCCCTCGCCCAGGACCTCGCCCCGAAGATCCGGGTCAATGCGGTGTGTCCCGGCTCGATCGCCACCTCGGCGCTCGACATCGTGCTCCAGAGCCCCGAGCTCGAGAAGGCGATGAGCGACGCCACTCCCCTCGGGCGACTCGGCGACCCCGACGAGATCGCCGCCGCCGCGCTCTACCTCGCGTCGCCCGCGTCGGCCTACACGACCGGCCAGTTCCTCGGTGTCGACGGCGGCATCACCGGCTCCAACCTCGACATGGGGATCGCTGATCTCTGA
- a CDS encoding pyridoxamine 5'-phosphate oxidase family protein → MPRITRPDMADYGVPDTLDGTLPWSWAEARLAESRNFWLVTVNATGRPHSMPVWGVWMPDRERFGFSCARSARKVRNLAANPQVVVTNDDAVHVVSIEGIAEPLGEDGLEIMAARWAAKYADEPEIGDAAEMIEFLRQNAAFEVVPDRAFGMIESPEDFGAAATRWVWD, encoded by the coding sequence ATGCCCCGTATCACTCGTCCTGACATGGCCGACTACGGCGTGCCGGACACGCTCGACGGCACCCTGCCCTGGTCATGGGCCGAAGCCCGCCTCGCCGAGAGCCGCAACTTCTGGCTGGTCACCGTGAACGCCACCGGACGCCCACACTCCATGCCCGTGTGGGGCGTGTGGATGCCCGATCGCGAGCGGTTCGGGTTCAGCTGTGCGCGGAGCGCCCGCAAGGTCCGCAACCTGGCCGCCAACCCGCAGGTGGTCGTCACCAACGACGACGCCGTGCACGTCGTGTCCATCGAGGGCATCGCCGAACCGCTCGGCGAGGACGGCCTCGAGATCATGGCGGCGCGGTGGGCGGCCAAGTACGCCGATGAGCCCGAAATCGGCGACGCGGCGGAGATGATCGAATTCCTCCGCCAGAACGCTGCCTTCGAGGTCGTGCCCGACCGCGCCTTCGGCATGATCGAGTCGCCCGAGGACTTCGGGGCGGCCGCCACCAGGTGGGTGTGGGACTGA
- a CDS encoding MazG nucleotide pyrophosphohydrolase domain-containing protein, with the protein MELAEVQQLMDELYGATDQERGVPSTVAWLCEELGELAQAVRKGTREQQLHEFGDVLAWLASLANQLDISLDDAMARYVENPP; encoded by the coding sequence ATGGAACTCGCCGAGGTGCAGCAGTTGATGGACGAGCTCTACGGGGCGACCGACCAAGAACGCGGGGTGCCGTCGACGGTGGCGTGGCTGTGCGAGGAACTCGGCGAGCTGGCCCAGGCGGTGCGCAAGGGCACCCGGGAACAGCAGCTGCACGAGTTCGGCGACGTCCTGGCGTGGTTGGCATCGCTCGCCAACCAGCTCGACATCAGCCTCGACGACGCAATGGCGCGCTACGTCGAGAATCCACCCTGA
- a CDS encoding TetR family transcriptional regulator, translating into MTFTDRQPLNRRRVADAALEVIDEYGLDGLSMRKLGAELGVEAMSLYNHVTNKTDLLDAVGERLFHDVLSAYGRPSGDWKVHARALCHAYVDVAAAHPHAVTLLISPPTRSASAQAFDHQIVAATRLMSDDDRIGALAFATVSNWVIGTIVQRHGLMPMATTAANEDESDDEGVRKFQHASELLTDDERFDEGLETVLAGLEARYST; encoded by the coding sequence GTGACCTTCACCGACCGCCAACCCCTCAATCGCCGACGCGTGGCGGACGCGGCCCTCGAGGTCATCGACGAGTACGGCCTCGACGGCTTGAGCATGCGAAAGCTGGGGGCCGAGCTCGGCGTCGAGGCGATGTCGCTCTACAACCACGTCACCAACAAGACGGATCTGCTCGACGCGGTGGGCGAGCGCCTCTTCCACGATGTGCTGTCCGCCTACGGCCGGCCGTCGGGTGACTGGAAGGTCCATGCCCGGGCGTTGTGCCATGCCTACGTCGACGTCGCGGCGGCCCACCCCCACGCGGTCACGCTGCTGATCAGCCCACCCACCCGGTCCGCGTCGGCCCAGGCGTTCGACCACCAGATCGTCGCCGCAACCCGGTTGATGAGCGACGACGACCGCATCGGTGCGTTGGCCTTCGCGACCGTGTCCAACTGGGTGATCGGCACCATCGTGCAACGCCACGGCCTCATGCCCATGGCGACGACCGCCGCGAACGAGGACGAGTCCGATGACGAGGGCGTGCGCAAGTTCCAGCACGCATCCGAGTTGCTCACCGACGACGAGCGTTTCGACGAGGGCCTCGAGACGGTCCTGGCCGGGCTCGAGGCGCGCTACTCCACCTGA
- a CDS encoding nitroreductase family protein — protein MDIREALYTTRAMRRVKPDPVPDEVQARILDAAIRAPSGGNAQGWRFMLVDDKAQVAKIADLYSQCIDMLWDTVYKDQVDHANSSDDAAARKFRTMMESVKWAQENFASYPLLLFAFDQFDTSGGSIFPAVWNAMLQARADEVGSSLTSVLVFKNEETLDVLGVPKDEGWRMACCVPFGYPTGKWGVAKRRPAHEVSYRNTWGTPVGFEIDEPLWP, from the coding sequence GTGGACATCCGAGAAGCGCTCTACACCACCCGTGCCATGCGCCGAGTGAAGCCCGACCCGGTACCCGACGAGGTGCAGGCCCGCATTCTCGACGCCGCCATTCGGGCCCCCAGTGGCGGCAACGCGCAGGGCTGGCGGTTCATGCTCGTCGACGACAAGGCACAGGTCGCGAAGATCGCTGACCTCTACTCCCAGTGCATCGACATGCTGTGGGACACCGTCTACAAGGACCAGGTCGACCACGCGAACTCGTCCGACGATGCCGCGGCGAGGAAGTTCCGCACGATGATGGAGTCGGTCAAATGGGCCCAGGAGAACTTCGCCTCGTACCCGCTGCTCCTGTTCGCCTTCGATCAGTTCGACACGAGCGGTGGGTCGATCTTCCCCGCCGTGTGGAACGCGATGCTGCAGGCCCGCGCCGACGAGGTGGGTTCGTCGCTCACCAGCGTGCTCGTGTTCAAGAACGAGGAGACGCTCGACGTGCTCGGCGTGCCCAAGGACGAGGGCTGGCGCATGGCGTGCTGCGTGCCGTTCGGGTATCCGACCGGCAAGTGGGGTGTCGCCAAACGACGCCCTGCCCACGAAGTGTCCTATCGCAACACCTGGGGCACGCCGGTCGGCTTCGAGATCGACGAGCCGCTCTGGCCCTGA
- a CDS encoding aspartate-semialdehyde dehydrogenase, whose translation MHVGIVGATGQVGGVVLTLLAERDFPVDALRLFASARSAGKTIEWQGRDITVEDATAADYTGLDIVIFSAGGATSKELAPKVAAQGCIVIDNSSAWRMDTEVPLVVPEVNADALRDIPKGIVANPNCTTMVAMAPLKALADEAGLEALVVSTYQAVSGAGLSGVDELDTQLQKLGANGPELTFDGSAVGLEHGQNFVEPIACNVIPFAGALVDDGLFETNEEQKLRDESRKILGLPDLAVSGTCVRVPVFTGHSLSINARFSSAISVERALELLGRTEGVVVTDVPTPLKAAGADPTFVGRVRVDPTVEHGLSFFVSGDNLRKGAALNTIQIAESLVAQDLV comes from the coding sequence ATGCACGTAGGAATCGTTGGTGCCACCGGACAGGTCGGCGGTGTCGTGTTGACACTGCTCGCCGAGCGAGATTTCCCCGTCGATGCGCTGCGGTTGTTCGCGTCCGCACGTTCGGCGGGCAAGACCATCGAGTGGCAGGGCCGTGACATCACGGTCGAGGACGCCACCGCCGCCGACTACACCGGTCTCGACATCGTGATCTTCTCGGCCGGCGGTGCGACCAGCAAGGAGCTGGCGCCGAAGGTCGCTGCGCAGGGCTGCATCGTCATCGACAACTCCTCGGCCTGGCGGATGGACACCGAGGTCCCCCTGGTCGTGCCCGAGGTCAACGCCGACGCGCTGCGCGACATCCCCAAGGGCATCGTTGCCAACCCGAACTGCACCACCATGGTCGCCATGGCGCCGCTCAAGGCGCTGGCCGACGAGGCCGGGCTGGAGGCCCTGGTGGTCTCGACCTACCAGGCGGTGTCCGGCGCCGGGTTGTCCGGGGTCGACGAGCTCGACACCCAGCTCCAGAAGCTCGGGGCCAACGGGCCCGAACTCACCTTCGACGGCAGCGCCGTCGGCCTCGAACACGGCCAGAACTTCGTCGAACCGATTGCCTGCAATGTGATCCCCTTCGCCGGCGCGCTCGTCGACGACGGTCTCTTCGAGACCAACGAGGAGCAGAAGCTGCGCGACGAGAGCCGCAAGATCCTCGGTCTGCCCGACCTCGCCGTGTCGGGCACCTGCGTGCGGGTCCCCGTCTTCACCGGTCACTCGCTGTCGATCAACGCCCGCTTCTCGTCGGCGATCAGTGTCGAGCGGGCGCTCGAGCTGCTCGGCCGGACCGAGGGTGTCGTCGTCACCGACGTGCCGACCCCGCTGAAGGCGGCCGGCGCCGACCCGACGTTCGTCGGGCGGGTGCGGGTCGACCCCACCGTCGAACACGGCCTGTCGTTTTTTGTCTCGGGCGACAACCTCCGCAAGGGCGCCGCGCTCAACACCATTCAGATCGCCGAGTCGCTGGTCGCCCAGGACCTGGTCTGA
- a CDS encoding HDIG domain-containing protein, which yields MDTTSPTETHDGVADGADALSEILMSDDVSGSLWSAVDSGRIEVLVPELPALRMEQDPIHRHKDVLSHTIAVVAKTPDDMIVRLAALFHDIAKPRTRSFEHGGVTFRHHEVVGSRMTRKRMTELGYDDEIVEEVSELVRLSGRFKGYAEGWSDSAVRRYARDAGPLLGRLNALIRSDCTTRNKQKAADLQASIDDLERRIADLAEEERRAAERPQIDGQAVMTHLGTGGGRHIGDILRMLLEVKRTEGELPDDELYARIDQWWQAHAESYGDV from the coding sequence ATGGACACGACATCTCCGACCGAGACCCATGACGGGGTGGCCGACGGCGCCGACGCGCTCTCGGAGATCCTCATGTCCGACGATGTGTCGGGGTCGTTGTGGTCGGCCGTCGACAGCGGCCGAATCGAGGTTCTCGTGCCCGAACTGCCCGCACTGCGGATGGAACAGGACCCGATCCATCGTCACAAGGACGTCCTGTCACACACCATCGCGGTCGTCGCGAAGACGCCCGACGACATGATCGTGCGGCTGGCCGCGCTCTTCCACGACATCGCCAAGCCGCGCACCCGCAGCTTCGAGCACGGCGGTGTCACCTTCCGTCACCACGAGGTGGTCGGTTCGAGGATGACCCGCAAGCGGATGACCGAGCTCGGCTACGACGACGAGATCGTCGAGGAGGTGAGCGAGCTGGTGCGCCTGAGCGGCCGCTTCAAGGGCTACGCCGAGGGCTGGTCCGACAGCGCGGTGCGTCGCTATGCGCGCGACGCGGGCCCTCTGCTCGGCCGGCTCAACGCCCTCATCCGCTCCGACTGCACCACCCGCAACAAGCAGAAGGCGGCCGATCTCCAGGCCTCGATCGATGATCTCGAACGGCGCATCGCCGACCTCGCCGAGGAAGAACGCCGCGCGGCCGAGCGTCCCCAGATCGACGGGCAAGCGGTCATGACCCACCTGGGTACCGGCGGTGGGCGCCACATCGGCGACATCCTCCGGATGCTGCTCGAGGTGAAGCGGACCGAGGGTGAGCTGCCCGACGACGAGCTCTACGCCCGCATCGACCAGTGGTGGCAGGCGCACGCCGAGTCCTACGGCGACGTCTGA
- a CDS encoding oxygenase MpaB family protein: MTPAPETLEAIRTQFGQGIRRVLAGTAEPPERALTFDEDPGLFGPDSTTFLVHTDASMVIGGLRALLLQTMHPLAMAGVADHSDYRNDPLGRLHRTGGFVGTTTFGTTDEAERAIRVVRKVHERVTGTAPDGRPYAATDPHLLLFVHCTEVDSFLRARQRYGATALSSGDGDRYVEEMAVVAEKLGVRRAPRSRDELRAVLDGYRSEHHIGSQARDTVRFLAWPPLPLATRPAYALVFAAAVSMLPRDARWKLRLPIAPLAEPFAIRPAATVLMRTLGWALAEPAPA; this comes from the coding sequence GTGACCCCCGCCCCTGAAACTCTCGAAGCGATCCGAACCCAATTCGGACAGGGAATCCGGCGGGTTCTCGCGGGCACGGCCGAGCCGCCCGAACGAGCGCTCACCTTCGACGAGGACCCCGGCCTGTTCGGCCCCGACAGCACCACCTTCCTCGTGCACACCGATGCATCGATGGTCATCGGCGGTCTCCGGGCCCTGCTGCTGCAGACCATGCACCCCCTGGCCATGGCCGGCGTGGCCGATCACTCCGACTATCGCAACGACCCGCTCGGACGGTTGCACCGCACCGGCGGCTTCGTCGGCACCACCACCTTCGGCACCACCGACGAGGCCGAGCGGGCGATCCGGGTGGTCCGCAAGGTCCACGAGCGGGTCACCGGCACCGCACCCGACGGCCGGCCCTACGCGGCGACCGACCCCCACCTGCTGTTGTTCGTGCACTGCACCGAGGTCGACAGCTTCCTGCGGGCCCGGCAACGCTACGGGGCCACGGCATTGTCGTCGGGCGACGGCGACCGCTATGTCGAGGAGATGGCCGTGGTCGCCGAGAAGCTCGGCGTTCGCCGGGCACCGCGCAGTCGTGACGAGCTGCGGGCCGTGCTCGACGGCTATCGGTCCGAGCACCACATCGGCAGCCAGGCCCGCGACACCGTGCGCTTCCTCGCCTGGCCACCCCTGCCGCTCGCAACTCGCCCGGCCTATGCACTCGTGTTCGCCGCTGCCGTCTCGATGCTGCCTCGCGATGCCCGGTGGAAGCTCCGCCTCCCGATAGCGCCCCTCGCCGAGCCCTTCGCCATCCGCCCCGCCGCCACCGTGCTCATGCGCACCCTCGGCTGGGCCCTCGCCGAGCCCGCTCCTGCCTAG